Proteins from a single region of Echeneis naucrates chromosome 2, fEcheNa1.1, whole genome shotgun sequence:
- the LOC115057470 gene encoding protein NLRC3-like, whose protein sequence is MRLCCLHENIVCFVKNELKKIKKSLSPDYPQFMKNEDDEVDEEQRRSREAFLKITVNFLRRMKQEELADCLQSKSRAQVCRSELKSGLKKKFQCVFEGISKAGNPTLLNQIYTELYITEGGTGEVNEEHEVRQIETASRKQDRAETSIRQEDIFKPPPGRDQPIRTVMTKGVAGIGKTVLTQKFTLDWAEDKANQDIEFTFPFTFRELNVLKEKKFSLVELVHLFFTETNKAGICSFDQFQVVFIFDGLDECRLPLDFHNTEVLTDPTESTSVDVLLTNLIRGKLLPSARLWITTRPAAANQIPPQCVDIVTEVRGFNDPQKEEYFRKRFRHEEQASRIISHIKTSRSLHIMCHIPVFCWITATVLEEVLKTREGGELPKTLTEMYIHFLVVQSKVKKVKYDGGAESDPHWSPETRKMIESLGKVAFEQLQKGNLIFYESDLTECGIDIRAASVYSGVFTQIFKEETGLYKDKVFCFVHLSVQEFLAALHVHLTFIDPGVSLKPEERYWPYWLGNKFYECAVDEALQSPHGHLDLFLRFLLGLSLQPNQTLLRGLVTQTGSSSETNQKTVQYIKTKISENLSPEKSINLFHCLNELNDGSLVEEIQQSLRSGRLSTDKLSPAQWTALVFILLSSEKDLDVFDLKKYSASEEALLRLLPVIKASNKVLLSGCNLSDRSCEALSSVLSSQSSSLRDLDLSNNNLQDSGVKQLSAGLESPDCRLRGLRLSLCNLSDRSCEALSSVLSSQSSSLRDLDLSNNNLQDSGVKLLSVGLKSPHCELETLRVDHGGPQRLRPGLRKYVCELELDTNTIHRNLKLSDNNKKVTHVAEDQSYPDHPDRFDNWSQLLCRNGLTGRCYWEVEWSGVVYISVSYRGIRRKGGSDDCVFGYNDQSWTLTCSDDDGYSVWHNKRKMSLSSSSSSVSNRVAVYVDCPAGSLSFYRVSSDSLIHLHTFNTTFAEPLYPGFKIWFGSSVSLREEY, encoded by the exons atcaaaaagagtctgagtccagattacccacaattcatgaagaatgaggatgatgaggtggatgaagagcagaggaggagcagagaggcatttctgaagatcacagtgaacttcctgaggaggatgaagcaggaggagctggctgactgtctgcagagca aaagtcgTGCTCAAGTTTGTCGAAGTGAActgaaatctggcctgaagaagaagttccagtgtgtgtttgaggggatctctaaagcaggaaacccaacccttctgaatcagatctacacagagctctacatcacagagggagggactggagaggtcaatgaggaacatgaggtcagacagattgaaacagcatccaggaaacaggacagagcagaaacaagcatcagacaagaagacatctttaaacccccacctggaagagaccaaccaatcagaacagtgatgacaaagggagtggctggcattgggaaaaccgtcttaacacagaagttcactctggactgggctgaagacaaagccaaccaggacatagagttcacattccccttcaccttcagagagctgaatgtgctgaaagagaagaagttcagcttggtggaacttgttcatctcttcttcactgaaaccaacaaagcaggaatctgcagctttgatcagttccaggttgtgttcatctttgacggtctggatgagtgtcgacttcctctggacttccacaacactgaggtcctgactgatcctacagagtccacctcagtggacgtgctgctgacaaacctcatcagggggaaactgcttccctctgctcgcctctggataaccacacgacctgcagcagccaatcagatccctcctcagtgtgttgacatagtgacagaggtcagagggttcaatgacccccagaaggaggagtacttcaggaagaggttcagacatgaggagcaggccagcaggatcatctcccacatcaagacctcacgaagcctccacatcatgtgccacatcccagtcttctgctggatcactgctacagttctggaggaggtgttgaagaccagagagggaggagagctgcccaagaccctgactgagatgtacatccacttcctggtggttcagtccaaagtgaagaaggtcaagtacgatggaggagctgagtcagatccacactggagtccagagaccaggaagatgattgagtctctgggaaaagtggcttttgagcagctgcagaaaggaaacctgatcttctatgaatcagacctgacagagtgtggcatcgatatcagagcagcatcagtttactcaggagttttcacacagatcttcaaagaggagacagggctgtacaaggacaaggtcttctgcttcgtccatctgagtgttcaggagtttctggctgctcttcatgtccatctgaccttcatcgaCCCTGGAGTCAGTTTGAAGCCAGAAGAACGATACTGGCCATACTGGTTGGGAAACAAATTCTATGAgtgtgctgtggatgaggccttacagagtccacatggacacctggacttgttcctccggttccttctgggtctttcactgcagcccaaccaaactctcctacgaggcctggtgacacagacaggaagtagctcagagaccaatcagaaaacagtccagtacatcaagacaaagatcagtgagaatctgtctccagagaaaagtatcaacctgtttcactgtctgaatgaactgaatgatggttctctggtggaggagatccaacagtccctgagatcaggacgtctctccacagataaactgtctcctgctcaatggacagctctggtcttcatcttactgtcatcagaaaaagatctggacgtgtttgacctgaagaaatactctgcttcagaggaggctcttctgaggctgctgccagtgatcaaagcctccaacaaagttct actgagtggctgtaacctctcagacagaagctgtgaagctctgtcctcagtcctcagctcccagtcctctagtctgagagatctggacctgagtaacaacaacctgcaggattcaggagtgaagcagctgtctgctggactggagagtcccGACTGTAGACTTAGAGGACTCAG actgagcctctgtaacctctcagacagaagctgtgaagctctgtcctcagtcctcagctcccagtcctctagtctgagagatctggacctgagtaacaacaacctgcaggattcaggagtgaagctgctgtctgttggtttgaagagtccacactgtgagctggaaactctcag ggtggaccatggtggaccacagagactgagacctggtctgaggaagt atgtctgtgaactggaactggacacaaacacaatccacagaaatctcaaactgtctgacaacaacaagaaggtgaCACATGTAGCAGAGgatcagtcatatcctgatcatccagacagatttgataactggtctcagctgctgtgtagaaatggtctgactggtcgctgttactgggaggtcgagtggagtggagtggtttatatctcagtgagctacagaggaatcaggaggaaaggaggcagtgATGACTGCGTGTTTGGATATAATGATCAGTCCTGGACTCTAACCTgctctgatgatgatggttactctgtctggcacaacaagagaaaaatgtccctctcctcctcctcctcctctgtctctaacagagtagcagtgtatgtggactgtcctgctggctctctgtccttctacagagtctcctctgactcactgatccacctccacaccttcaacaccacattcgCTGAACCTCTCTATCCTGGGTTCAAGATCTGGTTTggttcttcagtgtctctgagggAGGAGTACTGA